Proteins encoded within one genomic window of Polynucleobacter duraquae:
- the panC gene encoding pantoate--beta-alanine ligase, whose product MKIISDIQELRDHLRGQNRASFVPTMGNLHEGHLSLMRLARQHGDPVVASIFVNRLQFGPNEDFDSYPRTMQADIDKLEKEGVYILFAPTERDLYPQPQEYRVDPPQQLGDILEGEFRPGFFKGVCTVVLKLLSCVQPKVAVFGKKDYQQLMIIRQMAKQFTLPVDIIPGETIRAEDGLALSSRNGYLSIEERLEAPELQKVLKEVRTRVLDLSERNTHSLIQIEKLAVDILTGRGWQPDYIAIRQQSDLAPASNESLQADEPLVILTAAKLGKTRLIDNLEI is encoded by the coding sequence ATGAAAATTATTAGCGATATACAAGAGCTGCGCGACCATTTGCGCGGTCAAAATCGTGCGTCCTTTGTGCCAACCATGGGCAATCTCCATGAAGGTCACTTATCACTGATGCGTCTTGCTAGGCAACATGGTGATCCAGTAGTTGCCAGTATCTTTGTGAACCGCCTACAGTTTGGTCCAAATGAAGATTTTGATAGCTATCCGCGCACTATGCAGGCGGATATTGATAAGCTTGAAAAAGAAGGTGTGTATATCTTGTTTGCGCCCACTGAGCGCGATCTATATCCACAGCCTCAAGAATACCGTGTAGATCCGCCTCAACAGCTTGGAGACATCCTAGAAGGTGAATTCCGCCCTGGCTTCTTTAAAGGTGTTTGCACTGTTGTGCTTAAGCTTCTATCTTGCGTACAACCCAAAGTAGCAGTCTTCGGCAAAAAAGATTACCAGCAACTGATGATTATTCGTCAGATGGCAAAACAGTTCACCCTCCCAGTTGACATCATCCCAGGGGAAACCATTCGCGCCGAAGACGGTCTTGCCCTCTCCTCTCGCAATGGCTATCTCTCTATCGAAGAACGTCTAGAGGCACCCGAACTTCAAAAAGTCTTGAAGGAAGTTCGTACGCGCGTGTTGGATCTGAGTGAGCGTAATACGCACTCACTAATCCAGATTGAAAAACTTGCAGTAGATATTCTCACTGGCCGCGGCTGGCAACCAGATTACATTGCCATACGTCAGCAAAGCGATTTAGCCCCAGCCTCAAATGAAAGTTTGCAA